The Pseudomonas sp. MPC6 nucleotide sequence AACTAATCAACCGTACCGAACTACTCCTGCGTCACTACCTCAGTCTGGAACAGGTGCATCCGGAAGAGTTGTACCGCACGCTGCTGACCATGCTCGGCGATCTGGCGACGTTCTCCAGCGATAGCAAACGTCCTCGTCTGGACAGTCGTTACCAGCACAGCGATCAGGGAGCAAGTTTCCGTAAATTGATGGACGCGATACGTCAGGTGTTGTCGATGGTGCTGGAACAGCACGCTATTGAGCTGGAGCTGCAAGAGCGTCAATACGGGATCATCGTCGCGCCGTTGCACGACCACAAACTGCTAGGTTCTGCCTCGTTTGTGCTGGCCGCGAGTGCCAACTGCGACTCCGACGAACTGCGCCATCGCTTGCCGGCGCACCTCAAGGTCGGCCCGGTGGAGCGTATCCGTCAACTGGTCAACCTGCACCTGCCAGGCATCAAGGTCAAACCGTTGCCTGTGGCCCCGCGGCAGATTGCGTTCCACTCCAACAAAACCTATTTCATTCTCGAACTCAGCTCCGAAGACCTGGCACAACTCGAACGCTCAGGCGGTTTCGCGTTCCACGTGTCCGGCGAATTCGTCGAGCTTGAACTGAAATTCTGGGCCATCAGGAACTGACCGACATGATCAAGGAAACGGAATACAGCCAGGACGATAAAACCGTCCTGCTCGACCGTCAGGGCCACGGCCCTGCGTCGAGTCCGCTGACGGATTTCGCTGCGCCGCCACGCTTCGAGCAGCTTGAAGGACGCATGATCTACGCTGCGCGCCTGCGCCCGGCCGAAGCGTTCAATATCAGTCTGAATTCGCTGGTGGCTGCAGCGTCCGAGTTGCTGTCTGAAGTGGTACGGCTCAAGCACAGCGACACTCGCGAAGACATGCACGTGCTCAACGAGCGACTGGCCACCGGGTTGAAACTGTTTGAAATCAATGCCTTGCACAATGGTGCCGAAAGCAGCCAAGTGATGGCCGCCCGTTACGTGCTCTGCACCGTGGCTGACGAAGCTGTCGTCACCACGTCGTGGGGCAACGAAAGCGAGTGGTCGAAAATGAGCCTGCTCAGCAGCTTTCACAACGAAACCTTCGGCGGCGAGAAGTTCTTCCAGCTGTTGGATCGCCTGTCGAAAAGCCCGGTCAAGCACCTGCCGATGCTGGAGCTGATGTACTTGTGCCTGTCTTTGGGTTTCGAAGGCAAGTACCGCGTACAAGCTCGCGGCATGCTCGAACTCGAAGGCATCCGCGACGCCTTGTATCGCCAGATCCGCCAGTTGCGCGGCGATGCGCCACGCGAGTTTTCACCTCATTGGGAAGGCCTGAACGGTCAGCGCCGTAGCCTGGTGCGCATCGTGCCGGCGTGGATGGTGGTGCTGTTCACCTTCGTCTGTCTGGTGGTGATGTATTCGGGCTTCGCCTGGGTACTGGGCGAGCAACGCGACACCGTTCTGCAACCATATCAATCGTTTGATCCAGCGGCGGCCCAGCCGCAGTCGCAGCCGTAAACAGGAACGTGTGATGAAAAAGCTTTTCAACAAAGTAGGCACATTCTTGTGCAAGACCTGGGTCTGGACGCTGCTATTGGTGCTGTTTGTTGCGCTGCTGGTGTGGTTCACCGGGCCGCTGCTGGCGGTTGATGACTACAAGTTTTGGGAAGGTTCGACCTCCCGCTTGCTGACCATCAGTGTGCTGCTCCTGATCTGGGGCCTGACCATGGTCTTTGTCAGCTGGCACGCTGGAGTGCGCACAAAAGCGGTCGAGGAAAGCGAAGACGGCCAGGATCGTATCCGCCGCGAAGAGCAGATCGACGAAGAGCAGAATGAGTTAAAGACGCGCTTCAAAGATGCATTGAAAACCCTGAGGACGTCGAGCGTGTATCGCGGTCGTAGCGAGCGCTGGCGCAGTGATTTGCCATGGTACCTGCTGATTGGCCCGCAGGGCAGTGGCAAAACCAGCTTGCTGGACTTCTCGGGGCTTGAGTTTCCGATCAACAAGATCGACCGCAAACTGACCCGCGACACCCTCGGCACCCGACACTGCGACTGGTACTTCGCCGATCACGGCGTGCTGATCGACACTGCAGGCCGTTACTTGACTCAGCCGGATGCCGAAGTCGATGGCAGTGCCTGGAGCACGTTGCTCGACTTGCTGCGCAAGCGTCGCCGCAATCGTCCGCTGAACGGTGTACTGGTGACCATCCCGGTGGAAACCCTGATGAGCAGCAGTGAACAGGACCTTGAAACCCTGGCCCGCCAGGTACGTGTGCGCCTGCAAGATGTGCATCAGAAGTTGCACGTTGATGTGCCGATTTACCTGGTGCTGAGCAAGGCGGATCGCCTGCTCGGTTTCGATGAGTTCTTCGACCAATTGACTCGCGAAGAAAGCGATCAGGTGCTCGGTACCAGTTTCCGCAAGGATCAGAGCGGTACTGATGTGACCGTGCTGCGCACTGAGTTCGAAGCGTTACTGCATCGCCTCAACAGCCAGGTGATCACGCGCATACACCAGGAGCGTGACACCCAGCGCCGTGGCCGCATCCTCGACTTCCCGCATCAACTGGGGCAAATCGGCGAGCGTCTGTGCCTGTTCGTCGATATGGCGTTCACCGGCAACCGGTACCAGCGTGTCAGCCAGTTGCGCGGTTTCTACCTGACCAGTGCCCCGCATCTGACTGAGGAAATGGACGCAACCACCGCCGGCATCGGTGCCAACCTGGGCATGAACACCGGCGTGCTGCCGACGCTGCGCAGTGGCCGTTCGCGCTTCATCCACCATTTACTCAGCCGGGTAATTTTCCCCGAGGCCGATCTTGCAGGCCTGGACAAACGCGAACGCAGCCGCATCCACTGGGGCCAGCGTGCGCTGTATGTGGGCTCACTGGCTGCACTGGCGCTATTTGGCATGCTCTGGGCCGGCGGTTTTTCCGCCAACTACGAGCGCCTGGAAAACCTGCGTAACCTGGCACAAACCTGGACCCAACAGAGCTCGACCCTCACCACCCGTGATGACTCCATGGCGGTGCTCAAGACCCTTGACACCCGCTACGCGGCGACTCAGGTGTTCCCGAAAAAAGGCGATGCGAGTTACCACGAGCGTGGCGGTCTGTATCAGGGTGAAGACGTTAATCCGGTGGTTAAGACTGCCTATGAACGTGAGCTTGAAGGACAGCTATTGCCACGGGTCGCGACCCTGCTAGAAGGGCAGATTCGCGCCAACATGAAAGACCGCGAACGCCTGCTCAATAGCCTGCGTGCATACCTGATGTTGAATATGAAGGATCGCCGCGACGCGCCGTGGCTCAAGGACTGGGTTGCCACCGAGTGGTCCCAGCGATACACCGGCAACACCACTGTGCAAAATGGCTTGAACAACCACTTCGAGCGCTTGCTAAAACAGCCGTTTATCTATCAGCTTAATGATCAGTTGGTGGCTCAGGCGCGCCAGGTTTTGCGCAGCGAGTCCCTGGCTAACGTGGTATATCGGATGCTGCGCGAGCAGGCTCGTAACCTGCCGGAATACCGTTTAAGCCAACACCTTGGCCCACAGGATGCGCTGTTTGTTGGCACCGATTATGTGATCCCGGGGTTCTACACCCAACAGGGCTATCAGCAGTATTTTTCGGTTCAGGGCTCGATGCTGGTCACCGATATCCTAAGTGACAACTGGGTACTAGGTGAAGGCTCGGGTATCAGTGTTATGGACTTACGTCGCCTGATGGTCGAACTCGAGCAGCTGTATTTTCGCGACTATGCCAACTACTGGGGGGAAGCGGTGGGCCGGATCGCGCTGCCGGCCATCAACGATTTTAGTGACGGCGCCGAGCAATTGGCGGGCCTGACATCTGCCAATTCGCCGATCCTGCAACTGCTAGTGCAAGTGCGTGAAAACACCCGATTTCCAGTGGTCGCTGACACGGCAGATGACGCCGCCGATGCGGCAGGGAAACTGGCAGACAAGGGCGGTAAGCTCGGAAAATTAGCGGTCACCGCGGCCGGCAAGGCGGCTGATGCCTTGGTGAAAAAGCTGCCGGATACCTCGAAGAAGTCCCTGCAAAGTCGCTTTGAGTCGCTGCACCGCTTGCTGGATGACAACAACGGCCCAACCGCTGACCTGACCCCGGCCCTTACCGCCCTCAACGACCTGCAAATGCAGATGGCCAGCCTGGCCCGTGCCAGTTCTCCGGAGCAAGCCG carries:
- the tssM gene encoding type VI secretion system membrane subunit TssM, coding for MKKLFNKVGTFLCKTWVWTLLLVLFVALLVWFTGPLLAVDDYKFWEGSTSRLLTISVLLLIWGLTMVFVSWHAGVRTKAVEESEDGQDRIRREEQIDEEQNELKTRFKDALKTLRTSSVYRGRSERWRSDLPWYLLIGPQGSGKTSLLDFSGLEFPINKIDRKLTRDTLGTRHCDWYFADHGVLIDTAGRYLTQPDAEVDGSAWSTLLDLLRKRRRNRPLNGVLVTIPVETLMSSSEQDLETLARQVRVRLQDVHQKLHVDVPIYLVLSKADRLLGFDEFFDQLTREESDQVLGTSFRKDQSGTDVTVLRTEFEALLHRLNSQVITRIHQERDTQRRGRILDFPHQLGQIGERLCLFVDMAFTGNRYQRVSQLRGFYLTSAPHLTEEMDATTAGIGANLGMNTGVLPTLRSGRSRFIHHLLSRVIFPEADLAGLDKRERSRIHWGQRALYVGSLAALALFGMLWAGGFSANYERLENLRNLAQTWTQQSSTLTTRDDSMAVLKTLDTRYAATQVFPKKGDASYHERGGLYQGEDVNPVVKTAYERELEGQLLPRVATLLEGQIRANMKDRERLLNSLRAYLMLNMKDRRDAPWLKDWVATEWSQRYTGNTTVQNGLNNHFERLLKQPFIYQLNDQLVAQARQVLRSESLANVVYRMLREQARNLPEYRLSQHLGPQDALFVGTDYVIPGFYTQQGYQQYFSVQGSMLVTDILSDNWVLGEGSGISVMDLRRLMVELEQLYFRDYANYWGEAVGRIALPAINDFSDGAEQLAGLTSANSPILQLLVQVRENTRFPVVADTADDAADAAGKLADKGGKLGKLAVTAAGKAADALVKKLPDTSKKSLQSRFESLHRLLDDNNGPTADLTPALTALNDLQMQMASLARASSPEQAAFEMAKTRMGGQRDALSNLRNASGRLPRPVSVWFNVLAEDTWRLVLSDSYRYLNQRYQSEVYSFYGKAISKRYPFSAHSASDVAISDFREFFKFQGIADRFFDSYLRPFVSGDPGNYRMRSVDGLSLPISKVYLDQMAAALVIRQSFFADNPAEPQVQFKLEPYTLDPAVSRSEFKFGDKTIEYRHGPIVPMSFKWPTDTEDGRTSLVLDRMVGRPLGIEKNTGPWSLFRLFDLMQTEYLTGRDVLVLKADVGGLRTNYLLTSQRTPNPFDMGVLRTFRMPVQL
- the icmH gene encoding type IVB secretion system protein IcmH/DotU; amino-acid sequence: MIKETEYSQDDKTVLLDRQGHGPASSPLTDFAAPPRFEQLEGRMIYAARLRPAEAFNISLNSLVAAASELLSEVVRLKHSDTREDMHVLNERLATGLKLFEINALHNGAESSQVMAARYVLCTVADEAVVTTSWGNESEWSKMSLLSSFHNETFGGEKFFQLLDRLSKSPVKHLPMLELMYLCLSLGFEGKYRVQARGMLELEGIRDALYRQIRQLRGDAPREFSPHWEGLNGQRRSLVRIVPAWMVVLFTFVCLVVMYSGFAWVLGEQRDTVLQPYQSFDPAAAQPQSQP